A segment of the Balaenoptera musculus isolate JJ_BM4_2016_0621 chromosome 9, mBalMus1.pri.v3, whole genome shotgun sequence genome:
ATCCTGGCTGGCGCTCCAGGAATAGCATagtgtccctccccacccctgcttgAGCCCATGGTCGCCAGGCACCTGCCTCCTGGGACACTGCTGGGACTCCAGGAGCCCCTGCTTGCCTCATGAGGGCTTGGGGGGAGATGGGACCTAGGGCAAACTGAGGAGAAAAGGCTCCTGGCCTCGTGCCCCACAAAGAGGGTGGTCTCTGTTCTCACCAGGGGTTCTGGCCTCTGACCTTCACAAGAGGGTGGCCCTGCTCTCATCCTGGGGTCCTGGCCTCTGACCCCCCAAAAAAGGGATTGTCCCTGTTCTCACCTGGGGTCCTGGCCTGATCCCACAAGATGGGGGGGGTCCCTGCTCACCCCAGGGTCCTGGCCTCTGACCCCCCAGATTTGGTTTTGTGAATGGAGCTCTTGGCTGCCTCAGCCAGGCAGGAGGCCCCAGGCCCATAGGGAAGGGGCAGCCTCACCTTGGCCCTGGCAGTCTGAGCCAGACCTCAAGGTGGGCTGGTCAGAGGAGCTGGCACACTGCTCCCTCGAGCTAGAGGACGCTTCGAGGTATTCTGCTTGGTGGCTATGAGGCCCTgggtaggagggaggggcaggaaggaaggcCCAGGAGAAGCTGCGCCATGCCGCTGGCACTCCCTGGATGGGGGTCCTGAGATTCTGGTTCAAGCATCCTGTGTTGGGGTCTCCCTCGTAAAGTGCATATGGGGGCAGGCAGCGGGGGCAGGTTGGTCACAGCGGCCAGGGCCCATGCAGGCCAGCGACCTCGGGCGTGAGTGGGGGGCCGTGGCTACCCTTGGAGGCCGTCCAGTCACTGAGGAAAGCCCGGGCCACCTTGCAGTGCAGCAGGCGGTGGGTGATGGAGACGCCGGCGTTACCCTCCAGCTGGGACAGGATCACCAGGACCTGCCTCTGCAGGGGCGGCACGCTGTCCTGGGTTCACAGGCTGCCTCGTGTGGACACCACGCTGAAGCTGTCTGAGCAGTCGCATTGCACGTGCAGGTAAGACTTGGGGTGCTGGTTCTCCACCACCATGATGAGCCCCGCGCAGCCGTGCATcaggttaccttatctttgataaaggaggcaagaatatacaatggagaaaagacagcctcttcaataagtggtgctgggaaaactggacagctacatgtaaaagaatgaaattagaacactccctaacaccatacacaaaaataaactcaaaatggattaaagacctaaatgtaaggccagatactataaaactcttagaggaaaacataggcagaacactctatgacataaatcacagcaagatcctttttgaccgaagccctagagaaatggaaataaaaacaaacaaattggacccaatgaaacttaaaagcttttgcacagcaaaggaaaccataaacaagaggaaaagacaaccctcagaatgggagaaaatagttgcagacgaagcaactgacaaaggattaatctccaaaatatacaagcagctcatgcagctcaatatcaaacaaacaaaccaacaaaccaatccaaaaatgggctgaagatctaaatagacatttctccaagaagatatacagattaccaacaaacacatgaaagaatgctcaacatcactaatcattagagaaatgctaatcaaaactgcaatgaggtatcacctcacaccagtcagaagggccatcattaaaaaaatctacaaacaataaatgctggagagggtgtggagaaaagggaaccctcttgcactgttggtgggaatgtaaattgatacagccactatggagaatagtatggaggttccttaaaaaactaaaaatagaactaccatatgacccagcaaccccactactgggcatatatcctgagaaaaccataattcaaaaagagtgatgtaccacagtgttcattgcagcactatttacaatagccaggacatggaagcaacccaagtgtccatcagcagatgaatggataaagaagatgtggcacatatatacaatgtaatattactcagccataaaaagaaatgaaattgagttatttgtattaaggtggatgaacctagagtgtgtcatacagagtgaagtaagtcagaaagagaaaaacaaataccgtatgctaacacatatatgaaatgtaaaaaaaaaaaaaaaggtactaggggcaggacaggaatatagacgcagacgtagagaatggacttgaggacacggagcggggaagggtaagctgggacaaagtgagagagtgtcatggacatatatgcactaccaaatgtaaaatagatagctagtgggaagcagctgcatcacatggagaatcagctcggtgctttgtgaccacctagaggggtgggttagggagggtgggagagagatgcaagagggaagggatatggggatatatgtatacatatagttgattgactttgttatacagcagagactaacacaacattgtaaagcaattatactccaataaagatgttttaaaaaaataaaagtaaaaatcttcCCACCGGGCTGTTTCTCTAATATTGTGGCTATGAGGCCTTTCCTTCTACTGAGAACCAGCCAGAAAAACATTTCGTGTGTTTATGTCTCATGAATGTATTTTTGGTTTAGATCTATGTCATTTTAACTCATTTCCACTCTCACACTTTTTACAAAATTAGTTCGAagagtaaaaaatatatagtcaacTTAGCTCACATTCGTGCTGGGCTCTCTGTGTGTGCTTTAACAGGAAATGCATTTCTGACACTTTTTAAATGAGCAATCACACGTATAATCAACTTGGTTAAAACTTCCTTCCTGGTAACTGCAACACTTCCTCTGCATCTGGATATGAAGGGAGACCCAGAAAAGCGGAAGAGTTTAGAAGCACACTGGGTAGgtttgaatttgttttgttttcagaaattaaacaaatgatcCTTCAACATCATCACCTCCGCTGCTTTATCAGGTATTGCTTCCTTCTATTTTTTGCCCTTTGTTGGGTCTGACTCAGAATAGTGACACTTCCTTCTCAGCCAGGAGATTTTTATGTGGAACTGTTGTCGCTCATCTGATGATACTGCCACTGAATGTCTGTTTCATTGTCTAGTCCAACCCGTGTGTGTGGATATCCACAAGGTTCCGGCAATAGCTTTGCAGGTGCATcagtccttttttgtttttgttggggaggaagagggagggcacGGGGGGCTGTGTCAGCAGCCTTCACGTTCTTACAAGTGCACTCTTCGCGATTAGTGTACTGAACGGTGTTTCTAACATCTTCTCGTAAAAGGAGAAAGCTTCACAGCCTCAACCATGAAGGAAAGCAGTGAGTATTGAGTCAGCCAGTTTTCTTCTGCACCTCGTATCTTGTAAGTCTATTTGATGTCGTGGAGGCAGAAGTGATTGTTGTGTATTTGCATGTTGCCTAAATTTGGACCTATTTTATTTCAAGTTAGTGCCAATATTCACATAACTTACAGTTCTCTTCTTTGTTATTCTGTAAAGTAGCAAAGGAGCAAATAGTGAAGGTCTTAAGCTGTAAGAGACAGTCCTTTGGGACAGTTGATTTCATGTATTTACTAAGTGTAACTTCGTAATATTTTAAGAGAGGGACTGCTGAATTTAAAAGTAAGTTTAAGTCGAGTACAGAAGTTTGGATCTAATGAAACCTGCCTTTCTTACCCTTTAATCAAACTCTCCTTTCTGGTATGTGTCAAATGCTCCACTATTTCTTAAGGAAATAAGTACTTATGAGTGTCACTAACATTAGTCCTTTaagaagtaaataatattttctgaaacattaatttttgtttcactAGTTGATTCTTATTTAGAACATCTTACAAAATATTAAAGGATACTAAATAGTAAAGTCAAAATACCTTattcatatttcaattttaagaTGTTTAGCATTTCAGTCATTATTTGAGGAGTTTCTTACTGCAATAAGCCACATTTATACTTAAATGCTTTGTGAAGGTAGAGTGGATAAATTGTTGAGAACAAATTGGTGAATTCTCGTTATAGATATGAAAATATTAGAgcaaaaagaagttaaataatcgATTGGGGCCCAAAAGCAGgtccttccttccatcctgtgGCTTGTCCAGAGGCAGATGGGATGAGTTGGTACAAAGTTAAAATTACCTGAATGTTCATATTTGGAGAGTACAGCCCTGGGGATTCCCCTAAGATACTGCCCTAACAGAGTAATGACAGCCACTATACTTACACATTTCATGATTCAGTTTTAAATATCTGCAAATACTCTTGAGTGCAACTTCACCAATTCTGATCTTTCTGAGTTTTATCAATGAAATGACTACCTCTcctaacaagaaagaaaaaaaatgaaaagaaaacaaaaacaggaagttGACTAGGGAGCAGATACCTGATCCAGAAAGTTTGAAAAGGGACCGTGAGGCCAGTTGGGTAAGGTGTCTGGGTCCCCCAGGAGACAAATGAGACTAAACGAAGAGGAAATAAGTCAAAGGCCTATTTTCAGAGGGGGTTTTTCAGCACCTCACATTGCACCTTATAAACCAGGACATGATCCTTTAACTGGATAATTTGATTCATGCATGCGCTTCAGTATGCTTAACAACAGTTACCACTTAGAACTACTGCAGTAGGTCAGACACAGTGCTAGATCAGTGCTTTacctctctcttttaaaattcaattttcaaacaaaatgaaagcagagagaatGATTAATGAATCCCCATCTACCCATGGCCCATACTCAACAAGTATATTACCTTATTTAACTCTCACCTTACTTACCCCTCTGAGGTATTGCTAACCCCATTTGACAGataggaaacaggctcagagattATTTAAAGGGCTCATGCCCCAGATTCTAAGTGGCGGGGGCCAGGATTCCTGGGCCCCGACTCCAAAGCCCCGGTATCCTCGCGCGCACGTCCTTGTCATTTGTCTACACCTTCTCCTTCTGCCAGCTCGCGGGAAACCATTAAGGGCAAGTGCCTGCCCTGTGACCGAGCCCTCTGTTTCTCCGCTCCCAGGTCGCAGAGGGCATGGAGCTGGAGAGCCATGAACAGCACGTGGTGCTGAGAGAGGACAACCGCCGCAGGCGCCGGAGGATGAAGCCGCGCAGCGCGGCGGCCAGCCTGTCCTCCATGGAGCTCATCCCCATTGAGTTTGTGCTGCCCACCAGCCAGCGCAACACCAAGACCCCCGAAACGGCGCTGCTGCACGTGGCTGGCCACGGCAACGTGGAGCAGATGAAGGCCCAGGTGTGGCTGCGTGCGCTGGAGACCAGCGTGGCCGCCGACTTCTACCACCGGCTCAGCCCCGACCACTTCCTCCTGCTCTACCAGAAGAAGGGGCAGTGGTACGAGATCTACGACAAGTACCAGGTGGTGCAGACCCTGGACTGCCTGCGCTACTGGAAAGTGCTGCACCGGAGCCCCGGGCAGATCCACGTGGTGCAGAGGCTCGCGCCCTCCGAGGAGACGCTGGCCTTCCAGCGCCAGCTCACGGCCCTCATTGGCTACGACGTCACCGACGTCAGCAACGTGCACGACGACGAGCTGGAGTTCACGCGCCGCCGCCTGGTGACCCCGCGCATGGCCGAGGTGGCCGGCCGCGACCCCAAGCTCTACGCCATGCACCCCTGGGTGACGTCCAAGCCCCTCCCCGAGTACCTGCTGAAGAAGATCACCAACAACTACATCTTCATTGTCATTCATCGCAGCACCACCAGCCAGACCATCAAGGTCTCGGCCGATGACACCCCGGGCACCATCCTCCAGAGCTTCTTTACCAAGATGGCCAAGAAGAAGTCCCTGATGGATATCCCTGAAAGCCAGAACGAACGGGACTTTGTGCTGCGCGTCTGTGGCCGGGATGAGTACCTGGTGGGTGAGACGCCCATCAAAAACTTCCAGTGGGTGAGGCAGTGCCTCAAGAATGGGGAAGAGATTCACCTGGTGCTTGACGCTCCGCCGGACCCAGCCCTGGACGAGGTGAGGAAGGAAGAGTGGCCGCTGGTGGACGACTGCACGGGGGTCACCGGCTACCATGAGCAGCTGACCATCCACGGGAAGGACCACGAGAGCGTGTTCACCGTGTCCCTGTGGGACTGTGACCGCAAGTTCAGGGTAAAAATCAGAGGCATCGATATCCCCGTCCTGCCCCGGAACGCGGACCTCACGGTTTTTGTGGAGGCAAACATCCAGTATGGGCAGCAAGTCCTTTGCCAAAGGAGAACCAGCCCCAAACCCTTCACGGAGGAGGTGCTCTGGAATGTGTGGCTTGAGTTCAGCATCAAGATCAAAGACTTGCCCAAAGGGGCTCTGCTGAACCTCCAGATCTACTGCGGCAAAGCTCCAGCTCTGTCCGGTAAGGCCTCTGCGGAGGCTCCCGCTCCCGAGTCCAGAGGCAAAGCTCAGCTTCTGTATTACGTGAACCTGCTGCTGATAGACCACCGGTTCCTCCTGCGCCACGGGGAGTACGTGCTCCACATGTGGCAGCTATCCGGGAAGGCGGAAGACCAAGGCAGCTTCAATGCCGACAAGCTCACGTCGGCCACCAACCCGGACAAGGAGAACTCAATGTCCATCTCCATCCTTCTGGACAATTACTGTCACCCCATAGCCTTGCCTAAGCATCGGCCCACCCCTGACCCGGAAGGGGACCGGGTTCGAGCAGAAATGCCCAATCAGCTTCGGAAGCAGCTAGAGGCGATCATAGCCACTGATCCGCTTAACCCTCTCACAGCCGAAGACAAAGAGCTGCTCTGGCATTTCAGATATGAAAGTCTGAAGGATCCCAAAGCGTATCCTAAGCTCTTTAGCTCAGTGAAATGGGGACAGCAAGAAATTGTGGCCAAAACATATCAGCTGTTAGCCAGAAGGGAGGTCTGGGATCAAAGTGCTTTGGATGTTGGATTAACAATGCAACTCCTGGACTGCAACTTTTCGGATGAAAACGTAAGAGCCATTGCAGTTCAGAAACTGGAGAGCTTGGAGGACGATGACGTGCTACATTACCTGCTCCAGCTGGTCCAGGTAGGGGATGCACTCGCCTCAAGGGATTTATCTGCATATGCACAGGTGCCCCATTCAGCTGTCTTCCAACGCCCCTTGTCCAGAGAGTCACGATCAGTCAAAGGAGAGCTAATGAAACTACCTCAGAAAGTAGTAAActcttccatttacttttttaCTGTCTTTGAGGGCTTGTTGACAAGCATTTTGGTGACATTAATATTTCTGCTTTTTAGGAGAACCATTCCCGTGGGAATACTTTGTTCTCATTTACTGTATCAATGATAGACTTGACTTATCGAATGCTCCCTTGTGCCAAGGCTCCAGGTGATCTACATGATTTTCGTGTATTATCACATTTAACTCTCCCAACAACGATGACAGAGGTCAagttaatatttgcattttatatatcaggaaactgaggcacagagaggctaagtaatgtgcccaaggtcacatacttTGAAAGACAAATTCAAACCCAGGAGGTCTGACTCCTGGCCCCTGCTCTTTTCACTGAGTCCCAATATCTGGCATCAACCCAGCAGTGTCAGGATAGTGTGTCCTAGAGGAAAAACATCATACTCTCTGATTGTATTTGTCACAATTCGTAGAGTAACATCTCATATCTGGATGGGACCTTGAAAGCCCCTCTCTTTAGACAGGTCTGGTACTGTGTGTCCACTCCTCTTCACATGCCTTTCCCTGGGGTCCAGAGAGGCTAAATCATTTGCTAAACCCTTGACTAAATCAAGGGTTTCCTTAGGACGTTAAAGAAAGGAGGAAGCGTTCTCTTGCTCACGGTAGCCATTCTCAAATTATATTGTGTTGCTTgacaaggaagaggaaggaaaggacttGGAAGGGAATTCTATTTTAGATAGCAGAAgtgttcattcattaattcaacaacaGAGACTGAATGCTTCCTCAGTTCTGGTTGCTGGATGTAGAGCAGTGATCAAAACAGGGCTGGACTCTGCCCTAGTGTAGCTTGTGGTGCATGAAGACTGATACCAAATGAGTACACATACAGGCAGGTATTGAGTAACATGTTGTGACAGACACTTTGGGGAAAAGCTACAGAGTGTTATGAGAAAAGAGTCAGGGGTTCTGGGGACACTTGATTTAGATTGAAGAAGCCAGGGACAGTTCTGAGTAGGTGATGTTTGATCTGAGATGGTTAGGATTAGCCAGGCTGACTGGTGGACACCAAACTATCTAATCATTATCTATATTTATAGGAAGTTTCTGAAGTTTTCTGATGCGAATTTTGGATACTCTCAACTTTGAATCTTCACCTTCCCATTAGGCAGATACTTGAAACATTATATTTGGCCTTTGCTTTCATCTATCAAATATAACCGATGTTTTTCTCTGCCATGAGTTCAGAGGCTCGCATAAACActaatgaaaattttagaaaaatcaaagtaTCCTCAGTTTTCTAGCTCTCCATaacaaaaagaacataaaacaaattTGCATGAGATCTGTTCCAAGTCCCAAGGCTATCATGAATTATTTTACATTGTCATTTTCACAAGTAAACTTTGCAGAGTTGGAAAATGAATAGTGTTCTTCTTGGAAATGTTTAAATGAAAGAGCTCAATAAGTAATATTAACATTGAATCTGTGGTCCTAAATTTGAAGAAGAGTAGTCATTTGTAAAACTATTTGAGACACTGCAGATATGGCCAAATGACTCATTCATTCCTAATTAAAATGGTCTCCTGGTTGAGATCTTCATGGTCTTTACAGAAGTGAAACACGAAGAATGTCAAAAAGACTCACGTTTGGGTTAGAAACTTAACATTTCTGAAGTGACTACTGGTGGTTAAATAACCACAGTCTCAGAATTAAGATCTTAGCTGCAACTACTGTGGCACCAATTAGAGCACACCCCATCTTTGAAAGCATGGGGAGAATTGAAATATTATCAAGTCAGTATTGTTCTGATCATTTCCAAACTGAAAAACCAGAGTAAGGATTGGAAATCATACCAAAAAGCCCCCAGGCCCTAAAACATAAAGTGGAATGGGAATATCTCttatttcttaggaaaaaaaggaTAGACTGTATCTATTTATAAAGGAGATACTCtgagatatttaattttaaacctCTCTTTATGCTTATACATGACATCTAGCCTATAATTTTATATGTGCATGTCTAATAATCAAACAATTTTTGTTAGtcttactgcttttaaaattatgaactatTGCAGACTTGCAGAAAAGCAGAGAATGGTGTAACAAATATCCATGCACCCAccagaatttaattattttttatgttttatttttaattggctaGGCTGCagcgggcaggggcggggggcggggtgtggggggggggcagccACCCACCTGGGCCCTGTTTTTGGTCCAGCCCCTATTTTTCACTTGTCATTGGTTCTTTTTCCTCAGTCACAGAGCTGCCACCTATATGAATATCTCTGTTATTAGCCAAGCGATGTGAAAACTACTAAACACTGCTGACCCTGAGGAACCAGATAAAACAAGAGATTTTCAGACAAATAGCCCTGTATACACTGCATCATGGCAGGGAGTAATGACCATTCAGTTGCCGTAAGATCCTGGGAGGCAGCACAGTGACTTGCCAGTGAGAGGCCAACCACACAACTTGAGCAGAAGAGAAGCTATAGGATTTTTAGGATCTTCACATCTAACAAACATTTCTCTCCCTGCATGTACAATATCCCCACTGTCTATTTTCTTTCCAACAAcctttcttcccttccacttTTATAGATGTGTTATAGCCATCTCCATCTTTCCCTTCTATCTTTCCAACAAATCAGGTAAGCCTTCATGGGAACAAAAGCCCTCACCTCTTCATCTCTGAAGTCATCAAAAGCACGTGATTGTGAGTCAAGAGTTCTGGCTTCTAATCCTGGTCCTTCAGCGAGTGGTTCACCCTGGCCCAAACTGTCCTTGAAAAGAAAGGATTGAACTTAAGTGACTGCTCAGATTCTCGTCGCCCTATCCCTACAAACCCACTAAGGCAGAGCAccagtttttctccatttcctgttTCCCGATTAATCAATGGAGAATGCAATCCCACAAATGCCAATGTGTTCTTCCTTTAGGCTGTGAAGTTTGAACCATACCATGACAGTGCCCTTGCCAGATTTCTGCTGAAGCGTGGCTTGAGAGTAAGTACTTCCATTTTGATAAGAGCGtgacatttaaaaagttacagAGAATTGGCTGATAGATCTAGAGCATTAGTCATAATGGTGGCAACCTTCTTGTTTTCACCCTCAGAACAAACGAATTGGTCACTTCTTATTTTGGTTCTTGAGAAGTGAGATCGCCCAGTCCAGACACTATCAGCAGAGGTTTGCAGTGATCCTGGAAGCCTATCTGAGGGGCTGTGGCACGGCCATGCTACGCGACTTCACTCAGCAAGTCCAAGTAATTGACATGCTACAAAAGGTCACCATTGATATTAAATCGCTCTCTGCTGAAAAGTATGATGTCAGCTCCCAAGGTACAGTGGCTCTGTTCTCTTGGTTCTCTTTCCAAATGCCTTTGTCTCCAAATGCCATCGCTCCTGTGATCCTTCTTCCTTCTGGAAGGCAAGTCGCACCTTCCTCAAGGTGGccaagaatacattttttaatcttctgtCTTCATGGAGTAAGCAAATTTAAAGTTCTCCCTTtacaagttaatattttttaaaactacatatattttttcatgatgAATGTATGATAATAGATGTTAAACTCGTTGAAAACTTAAAACAGCATTATGCAGATGTAAGATGTATTTTTTAAGAGCaactgtgcacacacacaaaaaagattagTTATTTCCAAATATCCTTTCTTCACCATCTCTCAATACATGCATCTAATTTTCAAGTCCTCAGTCTTTTAAAGTAATGAATTATtgagaagttattttaaattttttgtatatatgtatacatatacaccaTATATagctatatgtacatatatatgtttatatatatgtacttcctataaaaacatatatatcacCTCCTCTGTGTTCCAATGTTGTCTTCTTATCCCTAAGAAATCCTGTCCCTCAGCCCCTGCTTTAGGAAAATTAATCACTCTTTATCTGtattcccataggttttggttgaTACTACATTAAATTAAAGTCATTAACACATCTTTCTGGTCTATTAAACTGTATGAGCCTTGAAGCTAGGAATTATCTCTTATTCACGCTTGTATATCTCAATCCACCACTATGGCTCATAATGGACACTCACAAACATACTCAGAGAGTATTTTAAACTTCTGGATATTTTGATTTGCCATTTTTGCCTTTGAATCTTTTCCAATAAACCAATAATGGtctcttctaaaaataataatggtaataataatcttgcttttatttttattgtaagaaagaaagagcaacGTTTGTACCAGCCTCCAGTCTGTCTGGTACCCAGgcagtaattttttatttatgtattttgcctTCACAATTTTGAGGCTGTCATATTGCCTCCACACAACCTAACTTCCTCTTCTGAAAAGAATTTCCCAAACCCTAACCGAATTCCATTTAACATGGTCTTACGATACCTGTTTCCCAAATCAGATGGCAGTTTAAAGCTTCACGCGTTGGAGAGAAAACTACAGTAATTCCTTACCATTATCCATAAAGCATCCTTCTCCCTCTGACTGTCTGGGTATCCCATATATATTCAGATATTCCTGTCCCCTGTTGTAATGTGTGTACGTGGTTATGTTGCTCCCAGTAAGCCTGACTTATCCTGCCACCCTCAATGGTTAGTTCCTCAAAGACAGAAACCTACCCCCTCTTCTCCTGTTCCTCACCCTACCAAATATATAGAATGTTGTCAATACCTGCGGCCTCGGGAAATGTTAGAGATGATATTGGTAATTTCTTGAACTCACGTAACACTTGTGTGCGTTTGACAATTACAGTTATTTCCCAACTTAAGCAAAAGCTTGAAATCCTGCAGAATTTGAATCTCCCCCAAAGCTTCAGAGTTCCGTATGACCCTGGACTGAAAGCGGGAGCACTGGTGGTAGGTATCGCCTTGATGTCTCTCCATGGTCTCTATGTCGTGACGATGGCTCTGCCTGCTTTACTGGGCCTAGTGGATAAAAGCTGACGTTTATAGAGAGACAGGGAAGCTGGAAAGTCCCCAGATGGGCTTCCATCAAGCCCTTCCCTAATGGCTAGATACTAAAAACCTCAACACCAGTCAATCTTCCATCCATTGTGTTTTAAATCAGCTTTCTTGAGAAACCATTtgtatacaataaaatgtatccaTTGCAAGTGTACAGTTCAAGGAGTTTTGCCAAACGTATACAACcatataaccatcaccacaatcaagatataaaatatttccatagaaatttatagaaaaaattctTTCATGTCCCTTTGCAGTTAGtcctttcctccttccatccTCCATCCCAGATGACAGATCTGTCTTCTATCGTGTAATTTTGCCCTTTCTAGAATGTCAtgaagtggaatcacacagtatgtagtttttgtatatggattcttttacttagcataatgctcttaagatccatccatgttgctgtgtgtCTCGGTGATCTGtccctttttatgactgagtagtattcccttgtatggttataccacagtttgttttccATTCACCTTTTGAGTAAATATTTAACTGTGAGATAGTTGGGTCAGATGGGACGTGTGTGTTTATAAGATACTGCCAaactggttttccattttataatggCAACCgtgccattttatattcccaccacaATGTATGCGAGCTCTGATTGTTCCACATCCTAGAGAACACTTGTTATCATCAGTCTTCTTAATTTGAGCCATTcaaatgggtatgaagtggtacttcactgttgtttttatttgcatttccctagtgatgttgagcatcttttcatgtgcttttgagAAGTTTCCATCTCTTTTGAGAAGTTTCTATTCATATCTTCCATCACTTTCAATTTAGGTTACCACCTTCTTCTTATTTATGAGTAatttatatactctggatacaaatcctttatcaggtatatagtttacaaatattttctcccagtctgcggcttaccttttcattttcttagtaatGTATTTCGAAGAGCAGAAGGTTTTAATTCtgattaagtccaatttatcactttttcttttatgcttcatGAATTTCGTGtcctaagaaatatttgcttCATCCAGcgattctcaaccaggggtgaacctccacctcctccaccaagGGGTATTTGGTAATGTccggagacatttttgattgttacAACTGGGAGAAGGCTACtagcatccagtgggtagagaccaggaatgctgctaaatatcctacaatacacaggaGTGTCCCCGCTGCAACAaaaaattatccagcccaaaatgtcagcagtgccaaagttgagaaacactgcctaattcaatgcaacaaatattttttcctagaagtttta
Coding sequences within it:
- the PIK3CG gene encoding phosphatidylinositol 4,5-bisphosphate 3-kinase catalytic subunit gamma isoform, with the protein product MELESHEQHVVLREDNRRRRRRMKPRSAAASLSSMELIPIEFVLPTSQRNTKTPETALLHVAGHGNVEQMKAQVWLRALETSVAADFYHRLSPDHFLLLYQKKGQWYEIYDKYQVVQTLDCLRYWKVLHRSPGQIHVVQRLAPSEETLAFQRQLTALIGYDVTDVSNVHDDELEFTRRRLVTPRMAEVAGRDPKLYAMHPWVTSKPLPEYLLKKITNNYIFIVIHRSTTSQTIKVSADDTPGTILQSFFTKMAKKKSLMDIPESQNERDFVLRVCGRDEYLVGETPIKNFQWVRQCLKNGEEIHLVLDAPPDPALDEVRKEEWPLVDDCTGVTGYHEQLTIHGKDHESVFTVSLWDCDRKFRVKIRGIDIPVLPRNADLTVFVEANIQYGQQVLCQRRTSPKPFTEEVLWNVWLEFSIKIKDLPKGALLNLQIYCGKAPALSGKASAEAPAPESRGKAQLLYYVNLLLIDHRFLLRHGEYVLHMWQLSGKAEDQGSFNADKLTSATNPDKENSMSISILLDNYCHPIALPKHRPTPDPEGDRVRAEMPNQLRKQLEAIIATDPLNPLTAEDKELLWHFRYESLKDPKAYPKLFSSVKWGQQEIVAKTYQLLARREVWDQSALDVGLTMQLLDCNFSDENVRAIAVQKLESLEDDDVLHYLLQLVQAVKFEPYHDSALARFLLKRGLRNKRIGHFLFWFLRSEIAQSRHYQQRFAVILEAYLRGCGTAMLRDFTQQVQVIDMLQKVTIDIKSLSAEKYDVSSQVISQLKQKLEILQNLNLPQSFRVPYDPGLKAGALVIEKCKVMASKKKPLWLEFKCADPTALSNETIGIIFKHGDDLRQDMLILQILRIMESIWETESLDLCLLPYGCISTGDKIGMIEIVKDATTIAKIQQSTVGNTGAFKDEVLNHWLKEKCPIEEKFQAAVERFVYSCAGYCVATFVLGIGDRHNDNIMISETGNLFHIDFGHILGNYKSFLGINKERVPFVLTPDFLFVMGTSGKKTSLHFQKFQDVCVKAYLALRHHTNLLIILFSMMLMTGMPQLTSKEDIEYIRDALTVGKSEEEAKKYFLDQIEVCRDKGWTVQFNWFLHLVLGIKQGEKHSA